Proteins encoded within one genomic window of Dyadobacter chenhuakuii:
- a CDS encoding RrF2 family transcriptional regulator: protein MAIFSKTCEYAIRAVLYIAHKSALDKRVGIKDIAAGIDSPELYLAKILQDLSRKGIISSAKGPNGGFYIENNALSKPISDIVEAVDGNALFYGCALGLKQCSEIHPCPLHDQFKAIRDQIKDLLYTTTIGAFNQELLAGMLSLKK, encoded by the coding sequence ATGGCGATATTTTCAAAAACGTGCGAGTATGCAATCAGGGCAGTGCTTTATATCGCACACAAATCTGCCTTGGACAAAAGGGTAGGGATTAAAGACATTGCAGCGGGGATAGATTCTCCCGAACTGTATCTGGCTAAAATCTTGCAGGATTTAAGCAGGAAAGGCATCATCAGTTCAGCAAAGGGACCTAATGGCGGTTTTTACATTGAAAATAATGCTCTATCCAAGCCCATCAGCGACATTGTCGAGGCGGTGGATGGAAATGCACTCTTTTATGGCTGTGCGCTGGGCTTAAAACAGTGTTCAGAAATCCATCCATGCCCACTCCATGACCAGTTCAAGGCAATCCGCGACCAAATTAAGGATCTGCTTTATACCACAACCATCGGAGCGTTTAATCAGGAACTGCTGGCAGGCATGCTTTCCTTGAAGAAATAG
- a CDS encoding carboxylesterase/lipase family protein: protein MRRIITLGLAAAICLFQFSAFSQNEDPLKAGEDIAVTSTESGKVKGYLHNNIFTFKGIPYAKSERFTAPQKPTPWSVTRSSMSYGPVCPTDPTTTVNDAFEFAFNHNLGYSNEHCQTLNVWTQKLNDGKKRPVMVWLHGGGFTAGSSIELPSYDGENLAKKGEVVLVSINHRLNILGFLDLSAYGDKYKNSGNAGLADIVAALQWVKQNIDQFGGDPNNVTIFGQSGGGGKVTCMMNTPQAKGLFHKAIVESGSYVTSFTEKAVSQRLAAALMEELHLQPAQVDSLQKMPYDQLNAASKKALKKVNEELKKEGKPGNVGWNAVLDGEMFPNQPSDPAAMELSKTIPLLVGTTKNEFAAFAPTPKNMTMEDVKTTLQKKYGDKTEAYIAAVKKAYPNTSKPFEYNDIEFGFRSMAIKQADQKSGLNGAAPVFMYLFTWQSPVNGGMYKAMHCMDIAFQFDNINRCEEMTGGGKDAYALASRMSSSWINFARTGNPTAPGLPKWPAYTAAGGATMIFDVKCEVRDHPDAELLKVVSTGK, encoded by the coding sequence ATGAGAAGAATCATTACTCTAGGGTTAGCCGCTGCGATTTGCCTTTTTCAATTTTCTGCATTTTCCCAAAACGAAGATCCGCTAAAAGCAGGCGAAGATATCGCAGTTACGTCAACTGAAAGCGGCAAGGTTAAGGGATATTTGCATAATAACATCTTTACGTTTAAGGGGATACCTTATGCTAAATCAGAACGTTTTACAGCGCCCCAAAAGCCGACACCCTGGTCTGTTACACGCAGCTCGATGAGCTATGGGCCGGTTTGCCCTACCGATCCTACCACGACGGTTAACGATGCTTTCGAATTTGCTTTCAATCATAATTTGGGTTACTCCAATGAACATTGCCAAACGCTCAATGTGTGGACACAGAAATTGAACGATGGCAAAAAGCGCCCGGTAATGGTATGGCTGCACGGTGGGGGTTTCACTGCCGGTTCATCCATCGAACTACCGTCTTACGATGGCGAGAATCTGGCAAAAAAAGGCGAAGTAGTTTTAGTGTCTATCAACCATCGCCTGAATATTTTGGGTTTTTTGGACTTATCGGCTTATGGTGACAAATACAAAAACTCCGGTAATGCAGGTTTGGCCGACATTGTTGCCGCCCTGCAATGGGTTAAACAAAATATTGATCAATTCGGTGGCGACCCCAATAATGTCACCATCTTCGGCCAGTCGGGCGGCGGCGGAAAAGTCACTTGTATGATGAACACCCCTCAGGCGAAGGGTTTGTTTCACAAAGCAATCGTAGAAAGCGGCAGCTATGTTACTTCATTTACCGAAAAGGCCGTATCTCAGCGTTTGGCAGCAGCATTAATGGAGGAACTGCATCTGCAACCTGCCCAGGTTGACTCACTTCAAAAGATGCCCTATGACCAATTGAATGCTGCCAGTAAAAAGGCCCTTAAAAAGGTAAATGAAGAGTTAAAAAAAGAAGGTAAACCGGGCAATGTGGGCTGGAACGCTGTGCTGGATGGTGAAATGTTCCCAAATCAGCCTTCGGATCCTGCTGCCATGGAACTTTCAAAAACGATCCCTTTATTGGTCGGCACAACAAAAAATGAATTTGCCGCTTTTGCACCCACGCCCAAAAATATGACCATGGAGGATGTGAAAACCACCCTGCAAAAAAAATACGGCGATAAAACAGAGGCCTATATAGCAGCTGTAAAGAAGGCTTATCCCAACACCAGTAAGCCTTTCGAATACAATGATATAGAGTTTGGTTTTCGATCCATGGCTATTAAGCAAGCTGATCAAAAGTCAGGTTTGAACGGTGCTGCGCCAGTTTTTATGTATCTCTTTACCTGGCAATCGCCCGTCAATGGTGGGATGTATAAAGCCATGCACTGCATGGATATCGCCTTCCAGTTTGATAACATTAACCGTTGTGAGGAAATGACCGGTGGAGGTAAGGATGCCTACGCTCTTGCTTCCAGGATGAGCAGCTCTTGGATCAATTTCGCACGGACAGGCAATCCAACTGCGCCCGGTTTGCCCAAATGGCCTGCCTATACTGCTGCTGGTGGCGCTACCATGATCTTCGATGTTAAATGCGAAGTGCGTGATCATCCAGATGCCGAACTATTAAAAGTTGTCTCCACTGGTAAATAG